Proteins found in one Solitalea lacus genomic segment:
- a CDS encoding transglutaminase-like domain-containing protein — translation MKKTTILFTAFLIIGQFTFGQTKVIRATSTSVSIRDGNQFRKNAWTISPKVNPDVYTTSSKGENVTFYTDRDSITIKVTTDTRFDFVILLNDSVKAFTQIKYEPSYLDRLKSAEKYNTKDTRTIPQFQYQDKNNPNLIALRKELKLDSIAGQGSETLKVLNLLHWIHNLIPHDGNHENPIVKNALSMINQCKKEVRGLNCRGLATVLNECYLSLGIKSRFVTCMPKDSVFADCHVINMVYLEEKKKWIWVDPTNNAYVMNEYGDLLSIEEVRERLVYGKPLLLNADANWNNKSTTTKDNYLYTYMAKNLYRFKCPLISEYNTETWADGKKVSYVELLPLDAYQQKPDKESQKNSETGTIFTNYKTNNPNIFWQIP, via the coding sequence ATGAAGAAGACAACTATTTTATTTACAGCCTTTTTAATAATCGGACAGTTTACTTTTGGACAAACTAAGGTTATAAGAGCAACATCAACGTCTGTTTCCATTCGTGATGGAAACCAGTTCCGAAAAAACGCCTGGACAATTTCACCAAAGGTTAACCCGGATGTTTATACTACATCATCGAAAGGTGAAAACGTTACTTTTTACACGGACCGGGACTCAATAACTATAAAAGTTACAACTGACACCAGGTTCGATTTTGTTATATTACTCAATGATTCTGTAAAAGCTTTTACTCAAATAAAGTATGAGCCAAGCTATTTAGACAGGTTGAAATCGGCAGAAAAATACAACACAAAAGACACCCGAACAATTCCTCAGTTTCAATATCAGGACAAAAACAATCCAAACCTGATAGCCTTAAGAAAGGAATTAAAATTGGATTCGATAGCTGGTCAGGGTAGTGAAACGTTGAAAGTATTGAACCTGCTGCATTGGATACATAATTTAATTCCACACGATGGGAATCATGAAAATCCTATTGTAAAAAATGCACTGAGTATGATTAACCAGTGCAAAAAAGAAGTACGAGGCCTGAATTGCAGAGGCTTAGCAACCGTTTTAAATGAATGCTATCTTTCCTTAGGAATAAAATCAAGGTTTGTTACGTGTATGCCTAAAGATTCAGTTTTTGCTGATTGTCATGTAATCAACATGGTTTATCTTGAAGAAAAGAAGAAATGGATTTGGGTCGATCCAACAAATAATGCTTATGTAATGAACGAATATGGAGATTTATTAAGTATTGAAGAAGTAAGAGAACGACTTGTGTATGGCAAACCTTTATTACTTAATGCTGATGCAAACTGGAACAATAAGTCAACTACTACAAAGGATAATTATTTATATACTTACATGGCTAAAAATTTATACCGATTTAAGTGTCCTTTAATTAGTGAATACAACACAGAGACATGGGCAGATGGCAAAAAGGTTAGTTATGTTGAATTATTACCGCTAGATGCATATCAACAAAAACCTGATAAAGAATCGCAGAAAAATAGCGAAACAGGAACAATCTTTACAAACTACAAAACGAATAACCCCAATATATTTTGGCAAATTCCTTAA
- a CDS encoding DinB family protein gives MRPKEGTYALYFEHYIDLVEHNNVKEALQANTEELFDFIDSLPENKGDFAYAEGKWSLKEVLLHLTDAERIFSYRALRFSRNDTTPLPSFDENEFIENAKTSKRTLQSLVDEFKSVRNSTLSLFNAMDEEELTRQGISSSQPCTALALGYIIAGHAKHHKNVITDCYL, from the coding sequence ATGAGACCGAAAGAAGGAACCTACGCACTTTACTTTGAACACTACATAGACCTTGTTGAGCACAACAATGTCAAAGAAGCTTTACAGGCTAATACTGAAGAATTATTTGACTTTATTGATTCATTACCTGAAAACAAAGGAGACTTTGCTTATGCTGAGGGCAAATGGTCACTAAAAGAAGTTTTACTTCACCTCACTGATGCAGAACGTATTTTCAGTTACCGTGCTTTACGTTTCTCAAGAAACGATACTACCCCATTGCCAAGCTTTGATGAAAATGAATTTATTGAAAACGCAAAAACTAGCAAAAGAACATTACAAAGCCTTGTTGATGAGTTTAAATCGGTGAGAAATTCAACTTTGAGCCTATTTAACGCAATGGATGAAGAAGAGCTAACTCGTCAGGGTATAAGCAGTAGTCAGCCTTGTACAGCTCTAGCCCTTGGCTACATTATAGCTGGTCATGCCAAACATCATAAAAACGTTATTACTGACTGCTATTTATAA
- a CDS encoding glycosyltransferase, with protein sequence MISVLTAVTVFLVIRFCVTLFNFISKPKLSRSPRHYSDFVSILIPARNEGDSILPVLESIKNQDYQNYEVLILDDNSSDNTYALAEAFAQTDSRFRVIRGNTLPPDWLGKNYACYQLSKEAKGDYLLFIDANVMVHNRLIDNALYRIKVFKLGLLSLLVNQKMLSLGERLVVPLFNYVLLTTLPLRLVSLTKSPIFSAASGQFMFFDAHNYHRNQWHEQVKTFPAGELEIMKLLKAARYKGEVLLAAGFADSRTYTSYSSGILGFSNKLLAGFSYSVIWLLVFLLLVFFGYSLLLLLPRYELLGVVIFLIIGMRYMVSLMSHQNVVLNFLLHPFQMITLVIISILSIHMYLTKTMISKGRYILR encoded by the coding sequence ATGATTTCAGTACTTACAGCCGTAACCGTTTTTTTGGTCATTCGCTTTTGTGTTACGTTGTTTAACTTTATTTCGAAACCCAAATTGTCAAGGTCGCCACGTCATTACAGCGACTTTGTTTCTATTCTAATTCCCGCCAGAAATGAGGGTGATTCGATTTTACCCGTTTTGGAGTCAATAAAAAATCAGGATTACCAGAATTATGAAGTGTTGATTTTGGATGATAATTCATCCGATAACACTTATGCATTAGCCGAGGCATTTGCTCAAACCGATAGCCGTTTTAGGGTTATCCGCGGAAATACATTGCCTCCAGATTGGCTTGGGAAAAACTATGCTTGTTACCAATTATCCAAAGAAGCCAAAGGTGATTATCTGTTATTTATTGATGCGAATGTAATGGTTCATAATCGTTTAATTGATAATGCCTTGTACAGAATTAAGGTTTTTAAATTGGGGTTATTGTCCTTACTGGTCAATCAAAAAATGCTTTCATTAGGCGAGCGATTGGTGGTCCCTTTGTTCAATTATGTCTTGCTAACCACTCTTCCTTTACGGTTAGTATCATTGACTAAGTCGCCTATTTTTTCTGCAGCCAGCGGTCAGTTTATGTTCTTTGATGCTCATAATTACCATCGTAATCAGTGGCATGAACAGGTAAAAACATTTCCAGCTGGCGAACTTGAGATAATGAAACTTTTAAAAGCAGCCCGTTACAAAGGTGAGGTATTACTTGCTGCTGGTTTTGCAGATTCCAGAACTTATACCTCTTATTCAAGTGGTATTTTGGGGTTCAGTAATAAATTGCTTGCCGGTTTTAGTTATAGCGTTATATGGCTTTTGGTTTTCTTATTATTGGTATTTTTTGGCTACAGCCTGCTATTGTTGTTACCACGGTATGAACTATTAGGTGTTGTGATTTTTTTGATCATAGGTATGCGCTACATGGTTTCACTTATGAGTCACCAAAATGTGGTACTTAATTTTCTGCTACATCCTTTCCAAATGATAACCTTGGTAATCATCAGTATACTTTCAATTCACATGTATTTAACCAAAACCATGATTTCCAAGGGACGCTATATTTTGCGTTAG
- a CDS encoding AAA family ATPase, which yields MDKKASLPIIKICIYGPESTGKSTLAAYLAVKFESVCVPEIARDFITSNDFTVEDIVEIGRAQTEAVLTQSATANKFLFCDTDLITTQIYSDYYLGVIPEELYELEKKVSYDLYFLTDIDVPWVPDGLRGLWHNRAEMFERFKSELDKRNIKYYLVQGSFQERQQFAVNIIRELFDEENTLYI from the coding sequence TTGGATAAAAAAGCATCATTACCAATAATAAAAATTTGTATTTACGGACCTGAAAGTACAGGGAAAAGTACTCTGGCCGCTTATTTAGCTGTGAAATTTGAATCGGTTTGCGTGCCGGAAATAGCTAGAGATTTTATCACTTCCAATGATTTTACCGTTGAAGATATTGTGGAAATTGGAAGAGCGCAAACCGAAGCGGTGTTAACCCAAAGTGCTACTGCAAATAAATTCTTGTTTTGTGATACTGATTTGATTACAACCCAAATTTATTCAGACTATTATTTAGGGGTGATACCTGAGGAACTTTATGAGCTTGAGAAAAAAGTAAGTTATGACCTTTATTTCCTTACAGATATTGACGTTCCCTGGGTGCCAGACGGCTTGCGTGGCTTATGGCATAACAGAGCTGAAATGTTTGAACGCTTTAAATCCGAACTGGACAAGCGAAACATTAAGTATTACCTTGTTCAAGGAAGTTTTCAGGAACGCCAGCAGTTTGCGGTGAATATAATCAGGGAGCTTTTTGACGAGGAGAATACATTATATATATGA
- a CDS encoding NAD-dependent epimerase/dehydratase family protein encodes MKTETIVVIGSNGQIGTELVTNLRSIYGASNVVATDIKEPDYDFKNAGPFEISDVLDKDNLQSILTKYKPTQVYLLAALLSATGEQRPKRAWELNMDGLINILDYALEYKINKVYWPSSIAVFGPNSPKTNTPQYCAMDPNTVYGISKLAGERWCEYYHQKYGLDVRGLRYPGLISWKSQPGGGTTDYAVHIFHEALKHGTYECFLSENTELPMMYMDDAINATISLMEAEAEKVKIRSSYNVAATSFTPAQLADEIRKHIPDFQITYGSNDPRQQIADSWPKSIDDSYARKDWGWNHKFDLAAMTSDMISNLKAHSELVK; translated from the coding sequence ATGAAGACTGAAACGATTGTAGTTATTGGCTCTAACGGACAAATAGGCACTGAGTTAGTGACCAACCTGAGAAGCATTTACGGAGCTTCGAATGTAGTGGCCACAGACATTAAAGAACCTGATTATGACTTTAAAAACGCCGGACCGTTTGAGATATCTGATGTGCTTGACAAAGACAATTTGCAAAGCATTTTAACGAAGTATAAACCCACACAGGTTTATCTTTTAGCAGCTTTACTTTCGGCAACCGGAGAGCAGCGTCCTAAACGTGCTTGGGAGTTGAACATGGACGGCTTGATCAATATTCTTGATTATGCATTAGAATATAAGATCAACAAAGTTTACTGGCCTAGTTCAATTGCCGTTTTCGGACCTAATTCGCCAAAAACGAATACTCCTCAATACTGTGCCATGGACCCTAATACGGTTTACGGAATCAGTAAATTAGCCGGAGAGCGTTGGTGCGAATATTACCACCAAAAGTACGGCTTGGATGTTCGCGGCTTACGTTACCCAGGCCTTATCAGTTGGAAATCTCAACCTGGAGGTGGAACTACGGACTATGCCGTTCATATTTTCCATGAGGCATTGAAACATGGCACTTATGAATGTTTCCTATCGGAGAATACCGAGCTACCGATGATGTATATGGATGATGCTATTAATGCGACCATTTCATTAATGGAAGCTGAAGCGGAAAAAGTTAAAATCCGCTCGAGCTATAACGTTGCTGCAACTAGCTTTACTCCAGCACAATTGGCAGATGAAATCAGAAAACATATTCCTGATTTTCAGATAACGTATGGATCTAACGACCCTCGTCAACAAATTGCCGACTCGTGGCCAAAAAGCATTGATGACAGCTATGCTCGCAAAGACTGGGGCTGGAACCATAAATTTGATTTAGCGGCTATGACTAGTGATATGATTAGCAATTTGAAAGCTCACTCAGAGTTAGTAAAATAA
- a CDS encoding aspartate-semialdehyde dehydrogenase, translating into MKVAVVGATGLVGTKMLQVLAERNFPISELIPVASEKSVGKEIEYKGKKFKVVSMEDAIAKKPEIAIFSAGGSTSAEFAPKFAEVGTTVIDNSSAWRMDPTKKLVVPEVNANVLTAEDKIIANPNCSTIQMVVALKPLHDKYKINRVVVSTYQSVTGTGVKAVDQLMEERQGIKDGVKAYPYEIDLNVIPQIDVFLENGYTKEEMKMIKETNKIMGDDSIKVTATTVRIPVMGGHSESANVEFANDFDLEEVKQLLAAAPGVVLVDDIANLKYPMPKDAHDKDDVFVGRLRRDESQPNTLNMWIVSDNLRKGAATNAVQIAEYLLKSELVKASSSIEA; encoded by the coding sequence ATGAAAGTCGCAGTAGTTGGTGCTACCGGTTTGGTGGGCACGAAAATGTTACAAGTTTTGGCGGAAAGAAATTTCCCTATATCTGAATTGATTCCGGTTGCTTCTGAAAAGAGCGTTGGTAAGGAAATTGAGTATAAGGGTAAAAAGTTCAAGGTTGTTTCAATGGAAGATGCTATTGCGAAGAAGCCTGAGATCGCAATCTTTTCGGCTGGAGGTAGTACCTCTGCAGAGTTTGCTCCTAAATTTGCCGAAGTAGGAACTACCGTAATTGATAACTCATCAGCTTGGCGTATGGATCCAACCAAAAAACTGGTTGTTCCTGAGGTTAATGCAAATGTGTTAACAGCTGAAGATAAAATTATTGCCAACCCTAACTGTTCAACCATTCAAATGGTGGTAGCATTAAAGCCATTGCATGATAAATATAAAATCAATCGTGTTGTGGTTTCTACTTATCAGTCAGTTACCGGTACCGGTGTTAAAGCGGTTGACCAGTTGATGGAAGAGCGTCAAGGTATTAAAGACGGTGTTAAGGCTTATCCTTATGAAATTGACTTAAATGTAATTCCTCAAATTGATGTATTCCTTGAAAATGGTTACACTAAAGAGGAAATGAAAATGATAAAGGAAACGAACAAAATTATGGGCGATGACAGTATTAAAGTTACTGCCACTACTGTTCGTATTCCAGTAATGGGTGGTCACTCAGAGTCTGCCAACGTAGAGTTCGCAAATGATTTTGATTTGGAAGAAGTTAAACAATTGTTAGCAGCAGCTCCAGGGGTTGTTTTGGTTGATGATATTGCCAATTTAAAATATCCAATGCCTAAAGATGCACATGATAAAGATGATGTATTTGTAGGTCGTTTACGCAGGGATGAATCGCAGCCAAATACCTTAAATATGTGGATTGTTTCAGATAATCTTCGTAAAGGTGCAGCGACCAACGCAGTTCAGATTGCTGAATACTTGCTAAAAAGCGAATTGGTAAAAGCCAGTTCAAGCATTGAAGCATAG
- the pnuC gene encoding nicotinamide riboside transporter PnuC — translation MDRIDFFSIDHIWFTILGYPMSHIEFWGTIAGALAVWLSSKANIWSWPLGLINVVLFFFIFYQIQLYPDMFLQVFFFITNVIGWWTWTHPKPEQSDHRHELKVSYTQAKLLLMLLGLGLGATYAIGHMAQNLHNWFPVIFKQPSAFPYLDSFVLSFSIIGTFMMIRKKIECWILWIAVDVICTYIYYIKGVKLISIEYFVFCIIAAFGYWYWNKEYKSYKGQASAVIN, via the coding sequence ATGGATAGGATCGATTTCTTTAGCATTGACCATATCTGGTTTACCATTTTAGGGTATCCCATGAGTCATATTGAATTTTGGGGTACCATTGCCGGAGCCTTAGCCGTGTGGTTGTCTTCTAAAGCCAATATTTGGAGTTGGCCGCTAGGGCTAATCAATGTGGTCCTGTTTTTCTTTATCTTCTATCAAATTCAATTATACCCTGATATGTTCTTGCAAGTGTTCTTTTTCATTACCAATGTTATTGGCTGGTGGACCTGGACTCACCCTAAACCTGAACAGTCTGATCATAGGCACGAACTGAAGGTTAGTTATACTCAAGCAAAGTTATTGTTAATGTTACTGGGCCTTGGACTGGGGGCTACCTATGCAATCGGTCACATGGCGCAAAATCTGCACAACTGGTTCCCAGTTATCTTTAAGCAGCCTAGCGCTTTCCCTTATCTCGATTCATTTGTTTTATCGTTCAGTATTATCGGCACATTTATGATGATAAGGAAAAAGATTGAATGCTGGATTTTATGGATAGCTGTAGATGTAATTTGTACCTATATTTATTATATAAAAGGAGTAAAACTTATTTCCATAGAGTACTTTGTCTTTTGCATTATTGCAGCGTTTGGTTACTGGTATTGGAATAAGGAATATAAATCCTATAAAGGTCAAGCAAGCGCTGTTATTAACTAA
- a CDS encoding nuclear transport factor 2 family protein, with amino-acid sequence MEQQFMALETRWMNAWKNKDEATARKLIADEFTLTSSLSTGELINKEGWINKAMHHYDCKDFRFDQLMVRVYDKTAVLNIWFHQEAWAKNKDWSGDFLLTDVWIQKNNEWQVVARHSSWLQHK; translated from the coding sequence ATGGAACAGCAATTTATGGCCCTTGAAACAAGATGGATGAATGCCTGGAAAAATAAAGATGAGGCTACTGCCCGAAAACTAATTGCCGACGAGTTTACTTTAACAAGCTCCTTATCTACGGGCGAACTGATAAACAAAGAGGGTTGGATAAACAAAGCCATGCATCATTATGATTGCAAAGATTTTCGGTTTGATCAATTGATGGTTCGCGTATATGACAAAACTGCTGTATTAAACATTTGGTTTCATCAGGAGGCATGGGCCAAAAACAAGGATTGGAGTGGAGATTTTCTACTCACTGATGTTTGGATTCAGAAAAATAACGAATGGCAGGTTGTTGCACGACATTCGAGTTGGCTCCAGCATAAATAG